From Virgibacillus natechei, the proteins below share one genomic window:
- a CDS encoding helix-turn-helix domain-containing protein → MLRNNLHSLLDSKGVSQYQLADKLNVSPPAISRLVNARGMSPQWIERISNELQVEDISKIVSIVKVK, encoded by the coding sequence ATGTTAAGAAACAACCTACACAGCTTGTTAGACTCCAAAGGGGTATCTCAGTACCAACTAGCTGATAAATTAAACGTAAGCCCCCCCGCGATAAGCAGACTAGTTAACGCTAGGGGAATGAGCCCCCAATGGATTGAGAGAATTTCTAATGAACTACAAGTGGAGGATATAAGCAAAATAGTAAGCATTGTAAAAGTAAAGTAA